One region of Quercus lobata isolate SW786 chromosome 2, ValleyOak3.0 Primary Assembly, whole genome shotgun sequence genomic DNA includes:
- the LOC115973859 gene encoding early nodulin-like protein 1 encodes MASMRTTIIPFITLLPLLFMSSVASGEISIGGNKTSWGAPSPSLSFNEWTKSIRFKVGDLLGNYPSQFPITLFHIYNSPYVFRYDPNVDSVLHATKEDYETCNNVNPIKKYDGGLTKIELDTARTFYFHRCF; translated from the exons atggCTTCCATGAGAACTACTATAATCCCATTTATTACCCTGTTACCTTTGCTTTTTATGTCCTCCGTAGCAAGTGGTGAGATCTCTATTGGAGGCAACAAAACTTCATGGGGGGCTCCATCACCTTCATTGTCCTTCAATGAGTGGACAAAATCAATCCGATTCAAAGTTGGCGATCTTCTCGGTAATTATCCATCTCAATTCCCAATAActttatttcatatatat AACTCTCCATATG TGTTTCGGTATGACCCTAACGTTGACTCAGTATTGCATGCGACAAAGGAAGATTACGAGACTTGTAATAACGTGaacccaattaaaaaatatgatgGGGGCCTAACCAAGATTGAGTTGGACACTGCAAGAACATTCTATTTTCATAGGTGTTTCTaa